One window of the Saccopteryx bilineata isolate mSacBil1 chromosome 2, mSacBil1_pri_phased_curated, whole genome shotgun sequence genome contains the following:
- the PTGES gene encoding prostaglandin E synthase, protein MPPPALAIVSGQVLPAFLLCSTLLIVKMYAVAVITGQVRLRKKAFANPEDALRHGGLQYYRSDEDVERCLRAHRNDMENIYPFLFLGLVYSLLEPSPFVARMHFLVFFLGRMVHTVAYLGKLKAPTRSLAYTMAQLPCVSMALQIIWEAARHL, encoded by the exons ATGCCTCCTCCGGCCCTGGCGATAGTCAGCGGTCAGGTACTCCCAGCCTTCCTGCTTTGCAGTACACTGCTGATCGTCAAGATGTACGCGGTGGCCGTCATCACCGGCCAAGTGAGGCTGCGAAAGAAG GCTTTTGCCAACCCCGAGGACGCCCTGAGACACGGAGGCCTCCAGTACTACCGCAGCGATGAGGACGTGGAACGCTGCCTCAG AGCGCACCGGAACGACATGGAGAACATCTACCCCTTCCTGTTCCTGGGCCTCGTCTACTCCCTCCTGGAGCCCAGCCCCTTCGTTGCCCGGATGCACTTCCTCGTCTTCTTCCTGGGCCGCATGGTGCACACCGTGGCCTACCTGGGGAAGCTGAAGGCGCCCACCCGCTCCTTGGCCTACACAATGGCCCAGCTCCCCTGCGTCTCCATGGCCCTGCAGATCATCTGGGAAGCCGCCCGCCACCTGTGA